The Tachysurus fulvidraco isolate hzauxx_2018 chromosome 10, HZAU_PFXX_2.0, whole genome shotgun sequence genome segment atagatagatagatagatagatagatagatagatagatagatagatagatagatagatagatagatagatagatagatagatagatagatagatagagagagagagagagagagagagagagagagagagaagaatttCTCAGTAAGAAGAGAAAGAGTTTATTACTTTTATCTGTTAGTCGTGTGAACGTGTGTTTGTGCCTACCTTTCCGAGAGCAACAGCTGAGGTTGCCATGTCCAGCTCAAAGCTATCCCCATCATTAGCAGGAGCTGCTACACTAATAGGGTTTGTCCCTAATGTGCActtcacagaaaacacacacagaggaggaaaaatagagaaaaaataaattagtacaaggtttgtttattttcgtCTTGATTTGTCATGCTACCTCGTATGCCTTCTTCATCACACAAAATGGCCTAAAATATTGCATTGACATTGGATTAAATCAAATGTATATATTCAGACTCTCCTTTTGTCATGAATTCAAGTGATATCTGAAGTTGCGTGTGATATTTTTACGAGTTTATTTACATCCGTGTTACTGTAAAATTAGTTCTATTTCAGTACAGATTCATTTTATCAGCTTTCAGTTATCCTTCCTATTCATCAGATGTCTACAATATTCTGGGTATatgttgcagtttttttttaaactcctgaaatAGAATACAAAGCTGTTGTGCTGTGTAGACTTGCCTTGTTTATGTCATGTCAGAGCTACATAGTCAATAAGAGAAGATATTGATAATACAGAGATATTTGATGGATGTTAAGTGACAAATACGAACCTCTTTACCTCGTGTAGGAACCACCAGGGGAGAGGTATTAGTGTAGCACATGCCCTAAACACCACAAAAGAGAAATGGGAGTCAAGAACATAATTTAATAACAATGTTTTAAATCCCTTCAGGAGATTTATCTTTACACTGTATACAGTACGCGATGAATAAAGACAACTGGGACAAATTTTAACTTGACATATTACCGTAGCGTAGCctaaagatgtaaaaaaaatgtaactgtttTAATTAGATGCGAAATATTTGGAGACATTCAGTTTAGGTACAGTGAGTATTAAAGCATTCAGTTTTGACGTGATGTTTGAGAAGCACATTTCTCAGaattttactgattttttttataatagatGTAATAGATGATTGTGTGTAAGcttggtatatatatatcttgatgTCCTTATAAAGATGGACGGAGAAACGTTTAGACATTTAGACATACATgccaaattctctctctctctctctctctctctctctctctctctctctctctctctctctctctctctctctctctctctctctctctctctctctctctctcacacacacacacacacacacacacacacacacacacacacacacacacacacacactcacacacacacacacacacacacacacacacacacacacacacacacacacacacacacacacacacacacacacattcatgtggAACTCACAATCATGTTCTTTTGCAGTGCTTGTTTGGAATAATAACCAGCAATTCCATAATGGTTGGAcgctgaacaaaaataaatgaaatatttaaaaaaaaaaaagtaaaaaataaaaacaaacaacatcaaaaacaaaaaacaagaagaaaacatAATGAGATAGACTGATTAAACATGTTCTGTTTGACACATTCTTACACATTCTCAGTTATAAACAGCAACTATGTCATATATCCTGACAGATTTcactgtaaataattaaattcacaATATGTGGTGTATTGGACTTGCTGTAAGCCACGACCCAGCCGATGCCCACATCTTGTGCTTTCTTCAGAGCTAAACTCATGCTGAAGTTTCCCACAACTGGACCCAGGAGGTTTTTCCCGTTCACAAGTGCTGTAGCCACTGACTCCTTTTCCACCACCGGCTCACCCTCCTTCGCACAGATTCCTGCCTTAGTCTCCTTTACATATAAATCTGGTGCATAAACCCTAGTATTAGTATCATTTCTATGGGGAAcatttgcaataaaaataatagttctGCTCATATCAACGATAGTCTGTAGTAGTAGGTAAACACTATTATAATATTCAAGAGGTTTCATTagtactgtttgtcttttaaaaacaaataattgaaattgacatgttaaataaataatttaaattgaCATGTTGATTTTATAGCAAGTGGATAttctaacatttaaaaagtatCTCCTACTCCGAGGTTACAACAAAGCAAATATGAGACTATTGAACCTTATTAAATTGCTGGACAATTTGTTTTCACTCTTTTCAAGCTTTTCCTATTTCAAGTCCTACCTGCAGATAATTTTGCAATTTTTACGAATGAATTTCTATATAGAACAAACGTTCTGCCAGTagaataagaaaatgtaaacactaaaataagtaaaaatgtctagaaataagTTTACTACTTATTTAgtttattctaaaataaaataatagtaatacatAATACTTTACTATaaatcatgaataaaaatgacaatcatttaaaaaaaatcataaaattatttgattttttttttaatttctgacTCTATGGAAGATATTTTTACTTTCTAAGATGATTTTTTTGCAATGCATTTATAATTTTTGGAAGGAATCTCCAGTGCTTTGTAGCAGTCAGATGTAAACTGTTTCTTTTCACACGATGGAAAATTAAACTGGtctgaaactggagaacctgagaaaaaatgcacacagggtggaggtgggaatcaaacccccaactctttttttttaagatgagacaaaagcaaaaaaagagagGCCAGCAGAGAACTGTGGAGAACTAAATAGTTTTACAGATCTACAAAACTAAATGCTAGTATAAAAAATGATATTCTTTGTTAGTGCAGAAATTAATATTGTTGGCAAACTTATGTGGAAGAAAACTATGCAAAATAAGTAAAGTAACCAACTTTATGTAGTATTGCACTTAGAAATGAGCAGAGAAAGTGGTGTTTAATGGAATGGGATTTACATACACACCCATGCGGTTGAGTCCGTGGCTGTAATGGCCGCGCAAGTCTCCCTCCACCAGCACATCTGCAAGGCTGCTGGCATGACTGGCTTTAGTGCCAACTGCCAGCATACACTGCTTTATAAATTCTCTAACCTCCGTCTGTACCAGCAGGCATCTGTAGAATGcacatattaattaaaaaaatattaaattaaattaattatataaagcaAGGCAGTAAAAACcaatacattcatccatccagtTTTTTGTGCCACTTATGCTATTCAGTGTCACAGGAAGCATGGACTCAGGTGTTGCAGGCCGGGTGTGAACTCTgtacagggcacaatcacacacacacacacaaacacacacacacacacacacacacacacacacacacacacacacacacacacacacacacacacacacacacacacacacacacaaacacacacacacacacacacacacacacacacacacacacacacacacacacacacacacacacacacacacacacacacacacacactatgcattTGTTTGTCCTGGAGGAGGAAATGCGAGGAGTACTGCGAGGAAACAATGAAGCATGGGGacagacatttacagcattttttgcatttacagcatttaacagacacctttatccaaagtgacttacattatctcatctttatacaactgagcaattgagggataagggccctgctcaggggcccatcagtggcagcttggtggaccggggatcgaactcacaaccttctgatcgatAGGCTCAATCCCTAGTGGTGCTGAAGACTCTCTTTAATACCTCAGTGTAGGAGTCTACACTTCATTAGAGTCAGCACTATGATCGGtaaaaacctctctctctctctctctctctctctctctctctctctctctctctctctctctctctctctctctctaccactcccatgattttttttttttgtccagctGCAAACCTCTAGTCTCAAACAGATTGATCTTTCTATTCGTCCAACCCCAACTCAAGCAACTTTATTTGGTCcaaatgatttgatttgatttgatttttgtttctatTAGTCTATCATATTAGACATATTATCTATAAGAAACAATAAGTATACAATAGCATTAAAgattatatttcttttctttcgcGGTTTCGTGGCCATGGTGGACAAGTTGAGCGTAGGCTGCAGGCAGAGAACAGGTTGAACTGGAAGGAAATGCGTGATGATTATGGCAAGTCTACATTTGtctgctttgtgttttctt includes the following:
- the LOC113653868 gene encoding uncharacterized oxidoreductase YjmC-like isoform X2 → MSLTRCLLVQTEVREFIKQCMLAVGTKASHASSLADVLVEGDLRGHYSHGLNRMDLYVKETKAGICAKEGEPVVEKESVATALVNGKNLLGPVVGNFSMSLALKKAQDVGIGWVVAYTSNHYGIAGYYSKQALQKNMIGMCYTNTSPLVVPTRGKECTLGTNPISVAAPANDGDSFELDMATSAVALGKVELHARNGQSIPEGWGCDANGVPSSDPTAVLSGGGLVPVGGSETTGGYKGYGLGLMVEVFCGILAGSNYSKHIRTWRITDRRANLGQCFVALNPEFFADGFNDRMSDLLSLHRNLEPANTQKPVLVPGDPEKKHNQTCRELDGIPYSLSVVKHMNDVASTLGVSVLLPTHRLVQ